A stretch of the Pelmatolapia mariae isolate MD_Pm_ZW linkage group LG23, Pm_UMD_F_2, whole genome shotgun sequence genome encodes the following:
- the LOC134620693 gene encoding sterile alpha motif domain-containing protein 9-like has product MNQSTTRKPPLIEKWTTEDVHQWLMAEVNVHQSCADRFTEEEVSGACLVYFNKTDILDFGIKHGPAVKITAYLESLKKASKHQSEFPEYVEKWTKEQVSQWLVQHVNVYSKYAERLREEDVSGDCLVCFEKQDLVDLGVKHGPAKKIISALKQLNQTPEPTLQPITDQKEAAKPTEPGNAQAKEINRPESYENTESKRDEMMEKDSKQIQLPFDKTSENEEIQQPKPQNTGVRNKGTVTTVSPDASRITVEIENILADLLKVNLKTFIFHLRSHTESKRKPISQSKLEDKDSMDIAKLMTDHYGSKEAPQVAIQILKKINELELARQLEERISQLMQMTLSKESVRKEANQGEKLKTLLSCGGNSLDNYDKFIVVVNKSHPEQLHYLQFLTKLKLFCVLDFDPNSAASGGLCHSYRESRVANLHTPPQFQGQTESVIKNLNLYKQTSWVFCNGRHDLDSDSNLELDYKNWLRKSCRDVERLVSFICNPEVLLHGRYLIIFLLLSPVDTEKDPVFDIYKSFIKHTEEENIISVCESQSTYLKWRELIREKCDFEIEHLSINELTLSEINGTIMAMGPFSQLSVRLLPSSGSSAVVLKQRDEDLLTALDVLCTNQCENVYDENSSEFHEFRISVEEEFYRGGKVKWWNFYFCDKDKEKPFIKRDKYENVMKLIRSQWRDSNDMCVLLNLFHHPGCGGTTLAMHVMWDLRHEFRCAVLKDNSMPKTEVAIQVIKLMKLESEKPSPVLLLVDDSKETEKPYDLVTCIHKAAVDEHLNICLGDSPNCKVIILNCVRSHSPKQQYRQHNQTQNQFITASLTPQEQKDFEKKLKELEETHDKPENFYSFMIMKNNFDQKYIDDLAHNTLENFDFSKKDSQLFAFLALLNTYVEESDISLSLSRDFLGMELIRWTNYTVLEKMNQYSNLLIIDRIEELGLYAGLRILHQTIASACLAELERSCYKKVNEITMQMLHYDLFFSARSIKDRLMLSIQRMLIERQRKKDGDGRELFSPLVHKIHNQQGRQTVQEIFVKASSRFVTSASIPQALARYLYINERDYPEALKWAEKAKDIKENPYTFDTIGQIYKSNLKYNMDKEKQEKSHNPEDLQTNIKIAINGMKAFQRAQELAELADEPQEETADDNSEDYPRKSYNVYVSMLEIAFLVFDILSKLPFFGEHNPIKKMYLQSFLRGKIRMTSVHKEDTEINNRCVEIINEHEGFLVKLKSEVKEIFDFLDCYFAYIKVNSEFDALNHRTVSEYFKKYVQLFCTTPEEMKKEKENKSNLNLKLDIEERKVFLEKNQADTFSGILQHLDKPAKEMEKITECYEFLYKAVSQKHNIQIRINYIVSNIVLCHLKPKSKHVKSYGDLSALLSKILQDVGLYHHLPDVYYLALLLFWPSPTEENTEIRTYVTAIRKSSHKRLSRLLHNRSTIAYFYLTKEEGLKRLVSKPTLDESFLPKISRDTLAQLWRNGDIFKEKAIISCLHRVSGTIEQGEVYANYGKQKIPVRPARISGIRSGFSTEKVSFYLGFAINGPIAYDIKYEN; this is encoded by the exons ATGAACCAGTCAACAACAAGAAAACCACCTCTGATTGAAAAATGGACCACAGAAGATGTTCACCAGTGGCTGATGGCAGAGGTCAATGTTCATCAAAGCTGTGCAGACAGATTTACTGAAGAGGAAGTGTCGGGGGCATGTTTAGTTTACTTCAATAAAACAGACATTTTGGACTTCGGAATAAAACACGGTCCTGCTGTGAAAATCACAGCTTATCTGGAAAGTCTGAAAAAAGCATCTAAGCATCAATCAGAGTTCCCAGAATATGTGGAAAAATGGACCAAAGAGCAGGTCAGCCAGTGGTTAGTGCAGCATGTGAATGTATACAGCAAATATGCAGAACGACTCCGAGAGGAAGATGTGTCTGGAGATTGCCTTGTTTGCTTCGAGAAGCAGGATTTAGTAGATCTAGGTGTGAAACATGGTCCTgctaaaaaaattatttcagcACTCAAACAACTTAACCAGACACCGGAGCCAACTCTGCAACCTATTACAGACCAAAAAGAAGCTGCCAAACCCACTGAACCAGGAAATGCTCAGGCCAAAGAAATAAACCGTCCAGAATcatatgaaaacactgaatccAAAAGGGATGAGATGATGGAAAAAGACTCCAAACAGATTCAGTTACCATTTGATAAAACTTCAGAGAATGAAGAAATTCAACAACCAAAGCCACAGAACACGGGGGTCAGGAACAAAGGAACTGTT ACCACAGTGTCACCCGATGCATCCAGGATTACCGTGGAGATCGAGAACATCCTTGCTGACCTTTTGAAAGTGAatcttaaaacatttatttttcatttaagatCACACACTGAATCCAAACGTAAACCTATTTCTCAGAGTAAACTGGAGGATAAGGACAGCATGGACATTGCTAAATTAATGACTGACCACTATGGAAGCAAGGAAGCTCCACAGGTCGCAATACAAATTCTAAAAAAGATAAATGAGCTGGAACTTGCCCGTCAGCTGGAAGAAAGAATAA GTCAGCTGATGCAGATGACTCTATCAAAAGAATCTGTGAGGAAAGAAGCAAACCAGGGAGAAAAGCTGAAGACTTTATTAAGTTGTGGTGGAAACTCTCTTGATAACTATGACaaatttattgttgttgtaaacAAGAGCCATCCAGAACAACTTCATTATCTTCAGTTTCTGACGAAGTTGAAACTGTTCTGCGTGTTAGACTTTGACCCCAATTCTGCTGCCTCAGGTGGATTGTGTCACTCATACAGAGAGTCAAGGGTGGCCAACCtgcatacaccaccacaatttCAAGGACAGACTGAGTCAGTGATAAAGAACCTCAACCTCTACAAACAGACCAGCTGGGTGTTCTGTAATGGCCGACATGACTTGGACAGTGACTCAAACTTGGAGCTGGATTATAAGAACTGGCTCAGGAAATCCTGTAGAGACGTAGAACGGTTAGTTTCATTCATCTGCAACCCTGAAGTTCTCCTCCATGGAAGATATCTGATCATCTTCCTCCTACTTTCACCTGTGGACACTGAGAAAGACCCAGTCTTTGATATCTACAAGTCATTCATAAAGCACACTGAGGAGGAAAACATCATCAGTGTATGTGAGTCTCAGAGCACATATTTGAAATGGAGGGAACTGATCAGGGAGAAGTGTGACTTTGAAATTGAGCATCTGTCCATAAATGAACTAACCCTGAGTGAGATCAATGGCACCATAATGGCGATGGGACCATTCAGTCAGTTATCTGTACGGCTGCTTCCCTCTTCTGGTTCCAGTGCTGTTGTCCTGAAGCAGAGGGATGAAGATTTATTGACAGCTCTAGATGTTTTGTGTACGAACCAATGTGAAAACGTATATGATGAAAACAGTTCAGAGTTTCATGAATTTAGAATCAGTGTTGAAGAAGAATTCTACAGAGGTGGCAAAGTGAAATGGTGGAACTTCTACTTCtgtgacaaagacaaagagaagccATTTATCAAGAGAGACAAGTATGAGAATGTGATGAAGCTGATCAGATCTCAGTGGAGAGATTCAAACGACATGTGTGTTCTGCTCAACCTGTTTCACCATCCTGGCTGTGGCGGCACCACCTTAGCAATGCATGTGATGTGGGACCTCCGTCATGAATTCAGATGTGCCGTGCTGAAAGACAACTCCATGCCCAAAACAGAAGTTGCCATCCAAGTTATTAAACTAATGAAACTTGAAAGTGAGAAACCGTCTCCAGTTCTGCTCTTAGTCGATGATTCAAAAGAAACTGAGAAACCTTATGACCTTGTGACCTGCATACATAAAGCTGCAGTAGATGAACACTTAAATATATGTTTGGGTGATTCGCCAAACTGCAAAGTTATCATCCTTAACTGTGTTCGTTCCCATAGTCCAAAGCAGCAATACAGACAGCACAATCAAACACAGAATCAGTTCATAACTGCTTCTTTGACCCCACAAGAGCAGAAAGATTTTGAAAAGAAACTCAAAGAGCTTGAAGAAACTCATGACAAACCTGAAAACTTTTACAGTTTCATGATCATGAAGAACAATTTTGACCAAAAATACATAGATGACCTTGCTCATAACACATTGGAGAATTTTGATTTCAGCAAAAAGGACTCCCAGCTGTTTGCCTTTCTAGCGTTACTGAACACTTACGTGGAAGAATCagacatctctctctctctctctcgggaTTTTTTGGGGATGGAATTAATTCGCTGGACAAATTACACTGTTTTGGAAAAAATGAATCAGTATTCAAACCTTCTCATCATAGACAGGATTGAAGAATTGGGTTTATACGCAGGACTCCGGATACTTCATCAGACCATTGCATCTGCCTGTCTGGCTGAGTTGGAGAGAAGCTGCTACAAGAAAGTCAATGAAATTACTATGCAGATGCTTCATTATGATCTGTTCTTCAGTGCTAGATCCATTAAAGACCGACTGATGCTCTCAATTCAACGAATGTTGATTGAAAGGCAACGTAAGAAAGATGGAGATGGGAGAGAACTATTTTCTCCTCTCGTACACAAAATCCATAACCAGCAGGGAAGACAAACTGTCCAAGAAATCTTTGTGAAAGCCTCATCCAGATTTGTAACAAGTGCATCTATTCCTCAGGCACTGGCGAGATATTTGTACATCAATGAGCGTGACTACCCAGAGGCACTGAAGTGGGCAGAAAAAGCCAAAGACATTAAAGAAAATCCTTACACCTTTGACACAATTGGACAAATTTACAAAAGCAATTTAAAGTATAACATGGacaaagaaaagcaggaaaaatcACACAACCCAGAAGACCTGCAGACAAACATTAAAATAGCCATCAATGGTATGAAAGCTTTCCAAAGAGCCCAAGAGCTGGCAGAGCTTGCAGACGAACCacaagaagaaacagctgatgaTAACTCAGAGGACTACCCCAGAAAGTCATATAATGTTTATGTGAGCATGCTAGAAATTGCTTTCCTTGTCTTTGACATACTGAGTAAGTTGCCTTTCTTTGGGGAACACAACCCAATTAAGAAAATGTACCTCCAGAGCTTTCTTAGAGGAAAAATTAGGATGACAAGTGTTCACAAAGAGGACACCGAGATCAACAACAGATGTGTTGAGATCATCAACGAACACGAGGGATTTCTTGTCAAACTAAAATCTGAAGTCAAAGAGATATTTGATTTTCTTGACTGTTACTTTGCCTACATAAAAGTGAACTCTGAATTTGATGCATTGAATCATAGAACAGTCTCTGAATATTTTAAGAAGTATGTGCAGCTTTTCTGTACAACACcagaagaaatgaaaaaagaaaaagaaaacaagtccAACCTCAATTTGAAATTGGATATTGAGGAACGCAAAGTGTTTCTTGAAAAGAACCAAGCAGACACTTTCTCAGGAATACTTCAACATTTGGACAAACCTGCCAAAGAGATGGAGAAGATCACAGAATGCTACGAATTTCTGTACAAAGCTGTCAGCCAAAAACACAACATACAAATAAGAATTAATTACATTGTATCAAACATTGTTCTTTGTCATCTGAAACCAAAATCGAAACATGTCAAGAGTTACGGAGACCTTTCTGCTCTCCTTTCAAAAATTCTGCAAGATGTAGGACTATATCATCATCTCCCAGACGTTTATTACTTGGCTCTGCTTTTATTCTGGCCAAGTCCTACTgaggaaaacacagaaatcAGGACATATGTCACAGCCATTCGAAAGTCCTCCCACAAACGCCTGTCCAGGTTATTGCACAATAGAAGCACCATTGCTTACTTTTATTTAACTAAAGAGGAAGGACTAAAGAGGCTTGTCTCCAAACCCACACTAGATGAGAGCTTTCTGCCAAAGATTTCTCGTGATACCTTGGCACAACTTTGGAGGAACGGAGACATATTTAAGGAAAAAGCAATCATCAGCTGCCTACACAGGGTCAGTGGAACCATTGAGCAAGGAGAGGTGTATGCAAACTATGGTAAACAGAAGATTCCGGTGCGTCCAGCTCGCATAAGTGGAATCAGAAGTGGCTTTAGCACAGAAAAAGTGTCTTTCTACCTTGGATTTGCCATTAACGGACCAATTGCATATGATATTAAGTATGAAAACTAG